One genomic window of Paramormyrops kingsleyae isolate MSU_618 chromosome 20, PKINGS_0.4, whole genome shotgun sequence includes the following:
- the LOC111838098 gene encoding protein MEMO1: MSNRAVCREASHAGSWYNAAGSQLNAQLEGWLSQVQSTIKPARAIIAPHAGYTYCGSCAAYAYKQVDPSVTRRVFILGPSHHVPLSRCALSPAEIYRTPLYDLKIDQKVYADLWKTGMFERMSLQTDEDEHSIEMHLPYTAKAMESHKDEFAIVPVLVGALSESKEQEYGKLLSKYLADPSNLFVISSDFCHWGQRFRYTYYDESQGEIYRSIEHLDKMGMGIIEQLDPISFTNYLKKYHNTICGRHPIGVLLNAVAELKRTGMDMKFSFLNYAQSSQCRNWQDSSVSYAAGALIVY; encoded by the exons ATGTCGAATCGAGCGGTGTGCAGAGAAGCGAGTCACGCCGGCAGCTGGTACAACGCCGCAG GGTCCCAGCTGAATGCACAACTAGAAGGTTGGCTTTCTCAAGTGCAATCCACGATAAAGCCCGCCAGAGCAATCATTGCACC TCACGCTGGTTATACCTACTGTGGTTCTTGTGCAGCTTATGCCTACAAACAGGTGGATCCTTCTGTCAC GCGGAGGGTGTTCATCCTGGGACCCTCGCACCACGTCCCCCTGTCCCGATGTGCATTGTCCCCTGCTGAGATCTACAGGACGCCGCTGTACGACCTGAAGATCGATCAGAAAG TTTATGCCGACCTCTGGAAAACGGGGATGTTCGAAAGGATGAGTCTGCAAACGGACGAGGATGAGCACAGCATCGAGATGCACCTGCCTTATACTGCGAAAGCCATGGAGAG CCATAAAGACGAGTTTGCCATCGTCCCCGTGCTCGTGGGTGCCCTTAGCGAGTCTAAAGAGCAGGAGTATGGGAAGCTGCTCAGTAAATACCTGGCCGACCCGTCCAACCTCTTCGTGATCTCATCGGATTTCTGTCACTGGG GGCAGCGGTTCCGCTACACGTATTACGACGAGTCCCAGGGTGAAATCTACAGATCCATCGAGCACCTTGACAAAATG GGCATGGGCATCATAGAACAGCTGGACCCTATATCATTTACTAACTACTTGAAGAAGTACCACAACACTATATGTGGGCGTCACCCTATCGGAGTGCTGCTAAAT GCTgtggctgagctgaagaggacTGGCATGGACATGAAGTTCTCTTTCCTGAACTACGCCCAGTCCAGCCAGTGCAGGAACTGGCAGGACAGCTCCGTGAGCTACGCTGCAGGCGCCCTCATAGTCTATTGA